In a single window of the Dethiosulfovibrio salsuginis genome:
- the proB gene encoding glutamate 5-kinase → MDRSDLKNCRRIVVKVGTSTITHDTGKLNLFRMERLARALSDLHNQGKDVVLITSGAVGAGVGRMGLRERPSTLPMKQALAAVGQASLMQMYEKFFGEYGQTVGQVLLTRDAFDDRPRYLNIRNTLCGLLELGVVPVINENDTVAVEEIKFGDNDTLSALVAVAVQADLLIILSDIDGLYDRNPKDNPDAKLLPVVDHISEEIRQNSTGRGSSFASGGMYTKLAAADIALPAGIPMIIASGGEDRVVRRIVEGEDLGTLFLPSTEGTHGRKRWIAAGARPQGILVIDDGAVTALKERGGSLLPSGVIAVRGDFYRGQMVSIQAIHGDEVARGLVNYDSADVLAILGRQSDEIESLLGERDFDEVVHRDNLAVI, encoded by the coding sequence ATGGATAGATCGGATTTGAAGAACTGTAGGAGGATCGTGGTAAAAGTCGGCACCAGCACCATAACCCACGACACCGGCAAGCTGAACCTTTTCCGTATGGAGAGGCTGGCCCGGGCGTTGTCGGATCTCCACAATCAGGGGAAGGACGTGGTCCTCATAACCTCCGGTGCGGTAGGAGCTGGGGTTGGACGGATGGGGCTCAGAGAGAGGCCGTCGACTCTGCCTATGAAACAGGCCCTTGCGGCGGTGGGACAGGCGTCTCTCATGCAGATGTACGAGAAGTTCTTCGGAGAGTACGGCCAGACCGTGGGGCAAGTGTTGCTCACCAGGGACGCTTTCGACGATAGGCCTAGGTATCTGAACATAAGAAATACCCTGTGCGGATTGCTGGAGCTCGGGGTCGTCCCTGTTATAAACGAAAACGACACCGTGGCGGTGGAGGAGATAAAGTTCGGCGACAACGATACCCTGTCCGCCCTGGTGGCGGTGGCGGTTCAGGCCGATTTGCTTATAATACTGTCCGATATCGACGGCCTTTACGACAGAAATCCTAAGGATAACCCCGACGCAAAACTGCTTCCGGTGGTGGACCACATATCGGAGGAGATAAGGCAAAACTCCACCGGAAGAGGTTCCAGCTTCGCCAGCGGCGGTATGTACACCAAACTGGCTGCCGCCGATATCGCCCTCCCGGCAGGTATCCCTATGATCATAGCCAGCGGAGGGGAGGATAGGGTGGTGAGGCGGATAGTGGAGGGGGAGGATTTAGGCACCCTTTTTCTCCCTTCCACCGAGGGAACCCACGGCAGAAAGAGATGGATAGCCGCCGGTGCCAGGCCTCAGGGGATCTTGGTGATAGACGATGGTGCGGTCACGGCGCTTAAGGAAAGAGGGGGGAGCCTTCTTCCATCAGGGGTAATAGCGGTAAGAGGGGATTTTTACAGAGGTCAGATGGTCTCCATTCAGGCCATCCACGGCGACGAGGTGGCCAGGGGCCTGGTGAACTACGATAGCGCCGATGTGCTGGCCATACTTGGCAGGCAGAGCGATGAGATAGAGTCGCTCCTAGGGGAGCGGGATTTCGACGAGGTGGTCCACAGGGACAACCTCGCGGTGATTTAG
- a CDS encoding glutamate-5-semialdehyde dehydrogenase, with protein MEFSLKNMGTAAKVASRFVSQTSGKDRDRALMAMAEALLKGTDEIVRANGVDLAEGRAGGLSEPLLERLSLDEGRVRSMAKGLEEIAALPDPLGKGDRWINDQGLEISRVKVPLGVIGMIYESRPNVTADASGLCLKAGNAVILRGGREAVNSNRAIASLIRGALRESGFPEDSVQLLDDPGREATQALMALDDLDVLIPRGGKGLKEAVRVHAKVPVIMTGMGLCHLYVDRSADLGMAVDIAVNAKAQRPSVCNSIETLLVHSEVAPAFLPLLSSAMEEAGVELRGDGRVRSLVSMASATDEDWDTEYLALILSVKMVDSVEEAIDHIDRYGSGHSEAIVTGDYGTSRKFLDQVDASSVYVNASTRFTDGSVFGFGAEMGISTQKLHARGPMGVEHLTTVKYRVLGSGQVRG; from the coding sequence ATGGAGTTCAGTTTAAAGAATATGGGGACCGCGGCGAAGGTTGCGTCCCGTTTTGTGTCCCAGACCAGCGGCAAGGATAGGGACAGGGCGCTTATGGCAATGGCTGAGGCCCTCTTGAAAGGGACCGACGAGATAGTCAGGGCCAACGGAGTGGATCTGGCGGAGGGAAGGGCTGGAGGTCTGTCCGAGCCTTTGCTGGAGAGGCTTTCCCTGGACGAGGGCAGGGTTCGGTCTATGGCTAAGGGGCTGGAGGAGATCGCCGCCCTGCCCGATCCTCTGGGCAAGGGAGACCGATGGATAAACGACCAGGGGCTGGAGATCTCCAGGGTGAAGGTCCCTCTAGGTGTGATCGGCATGATCTACGAGTCTCGGCCAAACGTGACCGCCGATGCGTCGGGGCTCTGCCTTAAGGCTGGGAACGCCGTTATCCTGAGAGGGGGCAGGGAGGCGGTCAACTCAAACCGTGCCATAGCGTCGCTGATCAGAGGGGCCCTGAGGGAGTCGGGTTTCCCGGAGGATTCGGTCCAGCTTCTGGACGATCCCGGTCGGGAGGCTACTCAGGCCCTTATGGCGCTGGACGATCTGGACGTCCTGATCCCCAGAGGAGGTAAAGGCCTGAAGGAGGCGGTGAGGGTCCACGCGAAGGTTCCGGTGATTATGACCGGTATGGGGCTGTGCCACCTCTACGTCGATCGCTCGGCGGACCTGGGCATGGCGGTGGATATCGCGGTGAACGCCAAGGCCCAGAGGCCATCGGTGTGTAACTCTATAGAGACCTTGCTGGTTCACTCGGAGGTGGCACCTGCCTTTTTGCCTCTTCTCTCCTCGGCGATGGAGGAGGCGGGAGTGGAGCTTAGAGGCGACGGCAGGGTTCGATCGCTGGTGTCCATGGCCAGCGCCACCGACGAGGACTGGGATACCGAGTACCTTGCCCTGATCCTGTCGGTCAAGATGGTGGACTCGGTGGAGGAGGCGATAGACCACATAGATCGCTACGGCTCAGGCCACAGCGAGGCCATCGTCACCGGTGATTATGGGACGTCCCGTAAGTTTCTGGACCAGGTTGACGCTTCGTCGGTTTACGTCAACGCCTCCACTCGGTTTACCGACGGTTCGGTCTTCGGCTTTGGGGCGGAGATGGGCATAAGCACCCAGAAGCTCCACGCCAGAGGTCCTATGGGGGTGGAGCACCTGACAACCGTCAAATACAGGGTCCTAGGCTCAGGACAGGTCCGAGGTTAG
- a CDS encoding D-alanine--D-alanine ligase family protein: protein MAKRNITVLCGGNSPERAVSLESGRAVAQGLTEAGHSVQEVDLVSSEGVFDLLREKRPDLFFIALHGGWGEDGHIQAVLDMAGVPYTGSGPVGCAVAMDKVVSKAVFSSSGIDVPWGLEVHKGEFPDLSEDLLRWGGLVVKPCCGGSTVGTSIVSHLEDLSPALWGAWEQEDRALVEAYVPGRELTVAVIDFRGVPRALPAVEIAPEGGFYDYRAKYGGGSCYTSPADLAPSLAELLASQACAAHRASGCSIYSRVDFRVDPDGRPWVLEVNTAPGMTSNSLVPKAAKAAGYSFPELLDYIVEESLILRG from the coding sequence GTGGCGAAAAGGAACATAACCGTCCTCTGTGGGGGTAACAGCCCGGAGAGGGCGGTTTCTTTGGAAAGCGGCAGGGCGGTGGCCCAAGGACTGACCGAGGCGGGCCATTCGGTGCAGGAGGTCGATCTTGTCTCTTCGGAGGGTGTTTTCGACCTTTTGAGGGAGAAGAGGCCCGACCTTTTCTTCATAGCCCTCCACGGAGGCTGGGGGGAGGACGGCCACATCCAGGCTGTACTGGATATGGCGGGAGTTCCCTACACAGGCTCTGGACCGGTGGGCTGTGCTGTGGCTATGGACAAGGTGGTGTCTAAAGCGGTTTTTTCGTCCTCCGGCATAGACGTGCCTTGGGGGCTCGAGGTCCATAAAGGGGAGTTTCCCGATCTCTCTGAAGATCTCCTCCGTTGGGGAGGGCTGGTCGTGAAGCCCTGCTGTGGTGGGAGCACCGTAGGGACCTCTATAGTCTCCCATCTGGAGGATCTGTCTCCCGCCTTGTGGGGGGCCTGGGAGCAGGAGGACAGGGCTCTGGTGGAGGCCTATGTTCCAGGCAGAGAGCTAACCGTGGCGGTGATCGATTTTAGAGGGGTCCCCAGAGCCCTTCCGGCGGTGGAGATAGCCCCTGAGGGGGGCTTTTACGACTACCGGGCGAAGTACGGAGGCGGCAGCTGTTACACCTCTCCTGCCGATCTGGCCCCTTCTCTGGCGGAGCTTCTGGCCTCCCAGGCCTGTGCGGCCCACCGGGCCTCAGGTTGCTCCATATACTCCAGGGTGGATTTTAGGGTGGACCCCGATGGTCGCCCGTGGGTGCTGGAGGTCAATACCGCTCCAGGGATGACCTCCAACAGCCTGGTTCCTAAGGCGGCCAAGGCGGCGGGATACTCCTTTCCCGAGCTTTTGGACTACATAGTCGAGGAGTCCCTGATCCTCAGGGGATAG
- a CDS encoding flagellar assembly protein T N-terminal domain-containing protein, whose amino-acid sequence MIGRKLFALCCVIACVLSPVASFGSTVEAQGEAAILDGNRAAARESAKRQLYRNALEKAIGARVEGITEMKDFQVVRDRVFSSSQGLVKDLTITREWVEGDILYLLGRCVVEEKALDGVLGPAVIDALGNPRVVVLVDEVIGGNRPFLVASEGQVESAFQKAGYLMLDKGQLDAIAAKKAEAARISGDDTALAELARDFDADVILYGKGQSSSFTRQKISGQTIHGVRTLFKLKAVIAQTGQSLGVEVPDVRTKGMSEEDGAIKGLKEAADRASLSLVNEVAYALTGGSSGVPGRNVRVTVEGLDFGALRDLEATLRDSPGIVGVYRRSFRSGRLELDVSVDGTAEDVAVILDKAGLEVLDLTAATVGARRVR is encoded by the coding sequence ATGATCGGAAGAAAGCTTTTTGCCCTATGTTGTGTGATCGCCTGCGTCCTGTCGCCGGTGGCGTCTTTCGGATCCACCGTCGAGGCTCAGGGAGAGGCGGCTATTCTGGACGGCAACAGAGCGGCCGCCAGAGAGTCCGCTAAAAGACAGCTTTACAGGAACGCCCTGGAGAAGGCCATAGGGGCCAGGGTGGAGGGCATCACCGAGATGAAGGACTTTCAGGTGGTGCGAGATCGGGTGTTCTCCAGCTCTCAGGGGCTGGTAAAGGACCTGACCATAACGAGAGAGTGGGTCGAGGGCGATATACTGTATCTCCTGGGAAGGTGTGTGGTCGAGGAGAAGGCTCTGGACGGTGTTTTAGGCCCGGCGGTTATAGACGCCCTTGGAAATCCCAGGGTGGTTGTCCTGGTGGACGAGGTTATAGGAGGAAACAGGCCCTTTCTGGTTGCCTCCGAGGGACAGGTGGAGTCGGCCTTTCAGAAGGCGGGCTATCTGATGCTCGACAAGGGACAGTTGGACGCTATAGCGGCGAAAAAGGCGGAGGCCGCAAGGATATCCGGCGACGATACCGCCCTGGCGGAGCTGGCCAGGGATTTCGATGCCGACGTTATCCTCTACGGCAAAGGCCAGTCGTCCTCTTTTACCAGACAGAAGATATCCGGTCAGACCATCCACGGGGTTAGGACCCTCTTTAAGCTGAAGGCGGTCATAGCTCAGACGGGACAGAGCCTAGGCGTGGAGGTGCCAGACGTTCGGACGAAGGGCATGAGCGAGGAGGACGGGGCCATAAAGGGCCTTAAAGAGGCCGCCGACAGGGCTTCCCTCTCTCTGGTGAACGAGGTGGCCTACGCCCTTACCGGCGGCTCCTCCGGGGTCCCGGGGCGGAACGTGAGGGTCACAGTGGAGGGGCTTGACTTCGGTGCCCTCAGGGATCTTGAGGCCACTTTGCGGGATTCTCCCGGTATAGTAGGGGTCTACCGGAGGTCCTTCCGGTCCGGCAGGCTCGAACTGGACGTGTCGGTGGACGGAACCGCCGAGGATGTGGCGGTTATCCTGGATAAGGCAGGTCTGGAGGTACTGGACCTTACCGCCGCTACCGTGGGAGCGAGGCGAGTGCGGTGA
- a CDS encoding Hsp70 family protein, protein MSRPVLAVDFGTSNSYFCKCPHDDLIPSPVDFISGSTGMDTAILYREGRSPLVGAQALSTWGEASEEERAHYSLLTRFKPEIDVDERAFKGAVDFLSQVREDARRMNIVFNPMERDVFFGVPCQASESYVLAVKKAAEQAGYGEVNTVEEPLGALLFHLSQGDMSPSEAMGSVLVLDFGGGTFDAALLEKLDVKDSWGDWAMGGRLFDDLFYQILVQANPELVNLSEDPGREYFVHWYWSRVLKEGFSDTMSRDREEIWTRTAGTYGAIRHLRWEEFISMASDYRPTDQMLRSIGVNCPGMNGPENLLHRVSQLISRGRGAKTVILAGGSCLWPFIPDMVRDLLPDARLIRSDQPYGVVARGLSLLPALRSRNDRSIAALRGSLPDFMGKIRSEVVDRLLSKAAQEGSLELSSLMIEKVVVPVLMDYRANGGSLSRLRGSMESGIDSVKEEMDGLLRSHMDRAARTIPKATVEMMARWFKDKGIKSLPRDLNLALGEGEADLLKAVDLGRLSPIKGLVDSLDGVIGIVVGLVTASLCGGGGIALIATGIPGLLAGAAIGLGGYVFGRKSIREKLEKVPVNSVLSRFLMSEGPMRKTVEKARVSIAQGVDEAIRREWAAVEPELMSSIREVVEEEIKGLSLINQIEGGSYGKG, encoded by the coding sequence ATGAGCCGTCCGGTCCTGGCGGTGGATTTTGGGACCTCTAACTCCTACTTCTGCAAGTGTCCCCACGACGACCTTATTCCCTCTCCGGTGGACTTTATCTCCGGCAGTACCGGAATGGACACGGCAATTCTGTACAGAGAGGGAAGGTCTCCTCTGGTGGGAGCCCAGGCTCTGAGTACCTGGGGGGAGGCCTCGGAGGAGGAGAGAGCCCACTACAGCCTTCTCACCAGGTTCAAACCTGAGATAGACGTGGACGAACGGGCCTTTAAGGGGGCGGTGGATTTCCTGTCTCAAGTCAGAGAGGACGCCAGGAGGATGAATATAGTCTTCAACCCTATGGAGCGGGACGTCTTCTTCGGAGTTCCCTGCCAGGCCTCCGAGTCCTACGTTTTGGCGGTTAAAAAGGCGGCAGAACAGGCGGGATACGGCGAGGTTAATACGGTGGAGGAGCCTTTAGGGGCGCTGCTTTTCCACCTGTCTCAAGGGGATATGTCCCCTTCGGAGGCCATGGGGTCGGTGTTGGTTCTGGACTTTGGCGGCGGAACCTTCGACGCCGCCCTCCTTGAGAAGCTGGATGTAAAGGACTCCTGGGGCGACTGGGCTATGGGAGGGCGGCTCTTCGACGACCTGTTCTATCAGATATTGGTGCAGGCGAACCCCGAGCTGGTCAATCTATCGGAGGATCCTGGAAGGGAATACTTCGTTCACTGGTACTGGAGCAGGGTGCTGAAGGAGGGGTTTTCCGACACTATGTCCAGAGATAGGGAGGAGATCTGGACGAGAACCGCCGGAACCTACGGTGCCATAAGACACCTTAGATGGGAGGAGTTTATCTCCATGGCGTCGGACTATCGGCCTACGGACCAGATGCTTAGATCCATAGGGGTCAACTGTCCCGGTATGAACGGCCCTGAGAACCTGCTTCATAGAGTTTCCCAGCTGATATCCAGAGGACGAGGTGCCAAGACGGTGATTCTGGCGGGAGGGAGCTGCCTTTGGCCCTTTATTCCCGATATGGTTCGAGATCTATTGCCCGACGCCAGGCTGATCAGGAGCGATCAGCCCTATGGGGTGGTGGCAAGAGGGTTGTCCCTGCTTCCCGCTCTGAGGAGCAGAAATGACAGATCTATCGCCGCGTTGAGAGGGTCTTTGCCCGATTTTATGGGGAAGATTCGGTCTGAGGTGGTGGACAGGTTGCTCTCTAAGGCTGCCCAGGAAGGTTCTCTCGAGTTATCCTCCCTTATGATCGAGAAGGTGGTGGTTCCGGTCCTGATGGACTACCGAGCCAACGGTGGAAGCCTTTCCCGGCTTAGAGGTTCGATGGAATCGGGTATCGATTCGGTAAAGGAGGAGATGGACGGCCTTTTAAGATCTCACATGGACAGAGCTGCCCGGACAATCCCTAAGGCCACGGTGGAGATGATGGCCCGGTGGTTCAAGGATAAGGGGATCAAGTCTCTCCCTCGGGATCTGAATTTGGCCCTCGGGGAAGGTGAGGCCGATCTCCTAAAGGCGGTGGATCTTGGGAGGCTCTCCCCTATCAAGGGGCTGGTGGACTCTCTGGACGGCGTTATAGGGATCGTGGTTGGGCTGGTTACGGCATCTCTGTGCGGCGGTGGAGGTATAGCTCTAATAGCCACCGGTATCCCTGGGCTATTGGCTGGCGCTGCCATAGGTCTGGGAGGCTACGTTTTTGGCAGAAAGTCGATAAGGGAGAAGCTGGAGAAAGTGCCCGTCAATTCGGTTTTATCCCGGTTTTTGATGTCCGAAGGTCCTATGAGAAAAACCGTCGAAAAGGCCAGGGTCTCTATAGCCCAAGGGGTGGACGAGGCGATCCGTCGGGAGTGGGCCGCTGTCGAGCCGGAGCTTATGTCTTCGATAAGAGAGGTGGTGGAGGAGGAGATCAAAGGATTGTCCCTGATAAACCAGATAGAGGGAGGCTCCTATGGAAAAGGTTAG
- a CDS encoding lytic transglycosylase domain-containing protein, translated as MEKVRSVLLRLIAVILLLCLSSQGQAYSGFKGSSAWKYMEGRRSNKYAKARVEVMSHYFRTKNPTLSGKAAGGYASLVDAISRKYKLDPFLVSSIIVKESTVRVKAKSGVAYGLMQVNWRANGSWIPRVFPTVKSPARLLRSRANIYVGSYILREAMQRSGGDVDRALDIYRGRNVPSYRESIHRYYSEQVGLLKKRLGR; from the coding sequence ATGGAAAAGGTTAGATCGGTTCTACTGAGGCTTATAGCGGTGATATTGCTTCTGTGTCTGTCCTCCCAGGGGCAGGCCTACTCGGGCTTTAAGGGGAGTTCAGCCTGGAAGTACATGGAGGGCCGTCGCTCCAATAAATACGCCAAGGCCAGGGTCGAAGTTATGTCCCACTATTTCAGGACGAAAAACCCTACCTTGAGCGGCAAGGCGGCGGGAGGGTACGCCTCTTTGGTGGACGCCATTTCCCGTAAGTATAAGCTGGACCCTTTTTTGGTGTCCTCCATAATAGTCAAAGAGTCCACCGTGAGGGTCAAGGCCAAAAGCGGCGTTGCCTATGGCCTGATGCAGGTCAACTGGCGTGCCAACGGAAGCTGGATTCCCAGGGTGTTTCCCACGGTAAAATCCCCCGCTAGGCTTCTGAGGTCCAGGGCTAACATATACGTAGGGTCCTACATACTCCGAGAGGCTATGCAGCGAAGCGGCGGCGACGTGGACAGGGCTCTGGATATTTACAGGGGAAGGAACGTTCCCTCTTACCGTGAGTCTATTCACAGGTATTACTCCGAGCAGGTAGGTTTGCTTAAAAAGCGGCTCGGCCGCTGA
- the speE gene encoding polyamine aminopropyltransferase, translated as MTSRDKRYNEVWFTEESSRHLRLSLRVNRELVRKESPYQSIMALETAEYGRMLVLDGAIQLTEKDEFCYHEMMAHVALCSHPDPKKVLIVGGGDGGTLREVVRHDSVERAVLVDIDEEVINTSREFFPSVSCAMDHPKAEIRPMDAMVYMKDHKGEFDVIIVDATDPVDMAAGLFQSPFYRDVWDALSEDGFMVTHIESPFTDAAIMVPAYGAMKEVFPSVHTYLGFMPTYPSGMWVYAIGSKKHDPSEPLREAPEGLKYYTSDIHRGSFAMPPFLSRMLSGEEDVISNY; from the coding sequence ATGACTTCCCGAGATAAAAGATACAACGAGGTGTGGTTTACCGAGGAGTCCTCTCGCCACCTTCGTCTGTCCCTGAGGGTGAACAGAGAGCTGGTTAGAAAAGAGAGTCCCTATCAGTCGATTATGGCCCTAGAGACCGCCGAATACGGAAGGATGCTGGTCCTGGACGGGGCTATCCAGCTGACCGAGAAGGACGAGTTCTGCTATCACGAGATGATGGCCCACGTGGCCCTGTGCTCCCATCCTGACCCTAAAAAGGTTCTCATAGTCGGTGGAGGGGACGGTGGAACCCTGAGAGAGGTGGTCCGCCACGACTCGGTGGAGAGGGCGGTTTTGGTGGACATAGATGAAGAGGTCATAAACACCTCCAGGGAGTTTTTTCCCTCGGTGAGCTGTGCTATGGACCACCCTAAGGCGGAGATCCGTCCTATGGACGCTATGGTCTACATGAAGGACCACAAGGGGGAGTTCGACGTCATTATCGTCGACGCTACCGATCCGGTGGATATGGCGGCAGGGCTTTTTCAGTCACCTTTTTATAGGGATGTCTGGGACGCTCTGTCGGAGGACGGCTTTATGGTCACCCATATAGAGTCTCCCTTCACCGACGCGGCCATAATGGTTCCCGCCTACGGTGCAATGAAGGAGGTCTTTCCCTCGGTCCATACCTATCTGGGTTTTATGCCTACCTACCCCTCTGGGATGTGGGTCTACGCCATTGGATCGAAGAAACACGACCCCTCCGAGCCTCTCAGGGAAGCTCCAGAGGGCTTGAAGTACTACACCTCCGATATACACCGAGGTTCTTTCGCCATGCCTCCATTTCTCTCCCGTATGCTCTCAGGGGAGGAGGACGTAATAAGCAACTACTGA
- a CDS encoding methyl-accepting chemotaxis protein, which translates to MRSWGLKAKLLGVIISVSFLAFALAVGILTYRAGEMALESAYRIGEETSIRYGTQVSEYLGRALTHGRDLSVNMATLVSQGMADRELGISLLRATVESNPQLLGAWAVFEPGAFDGKDDQYVGKPGHDHTGRFIPYLVRSEGSIILDPSVEYETSDYYLVPIKTGKPLIFDPAEWEVGGKMVMMTSLCVPVLLDGKPIGVVGVDIAMETFQALFASIKPFGTGYAGLLSDLGTYVAYPDRSLVGTTLSDSEAMAAVTGGKLFSRTVVSAVTGDKVYETFQPVAVDRYGSPWSVEIALPYDMIYRDARSILFQGILVGCVALLLLSGVILVFVGKVVRPVKVASALAERAKDGDLSISRDDFQTRSSDEVGLLADSLSSMIQGLRNMVVEITKEAQTVSDRSSSLAAFSQQSNASMEEIWASVEKVTAMADKNSAALSEGEASVQEVAESAQMTARSATEGAEASQKSSDENQKAVEKVVEAIGRMEEARSVSEDSIVRIKSLGESVDSIGGFVGDITRIADQTNLLALNAAIEAARAGEAGRGFAVVADEVRKLAEESARSAENVGKIISLLQSSSQQSIEATERTGSILEGAMNTARSAQEQLGRAAEIAHVVNESIQSIAAVAEEQAASSEEMASSMDQIGRGNLETVRMIESIREASEETARASESVSQEAQDVAKSAGAMMDLVRRFKLSEENRSVQVR; encoded by the coding sequence ATGAGATCTTGGGGACTGAAAGCTAAACTTCTCGGAGTGATAATCTCGGTGTCCTTTTTGGCCTTCGCCCTGGCGGTAGGTATACTGACATATCGGGCCGGGGAGATGGCTCTGGAGAGCGCCTACCGCATAGGGGAGGAGACCTCCATACGCTACGGGACTCAGGTGTCCGAGTATCTGGGGAGGGCCTTGACCCACGGAAGGGATCTGTCGGTGAACATGGCGACGCTGGTCTCTCAGGGAATGGCGGACAGGGAGCTGGGTATATCCCTCCTTCGGGCTACGGTGGAGTCCAACCCTCAGCTGCTAGGGGCCTGGGCTGTGTTTGAGCCAGGGGCTTTCGACGGCAAGGACGACCAGTACGTCGGCAAGCCGGGCCACGATCACACAGGACGTTTTATTCCCTACCTGGTTCGCTCCGAGGGCTCTATTATTCTGGATCCCTCGGTAGAGTACGAGACCTCGGACTATTATCTGGTTCCCATTAAGACCGGCAAGCCCCTCATCTTCGACCCTGCCGAGTGGGAGGTAGGCGGAAAGATGGTCATGATGACCTCCCTCTGCGTGCCCGTTCTACTTGACGGCAAACCCATAGGGGTGGTTGGGGTGGACATAGCCATGGAGACCTTTCAGGCTCTGTTTGCGTCCATAAAGCCCTTTGGCACCGGCTACGCCGGCCTTCTCTCGGACCTTGGAACCTACGTGGCCTATCCCGACAGGTCGCTGGTAGGGACGACCTTAAGCGATTCGGAGGCTATGGCGGCGGTGACCGGTGGAAAGCTTTTCAGCCGTACTGTGGTCTCCGCCGTGACAGGGGATAAGGTCTACGAGACCTTTCAGCCTGTGGCGGTCGACAGATACGGATCTCCCTGGTCGGTGGAGATAGCCCTTCCCTACGACATGATATACAGAGACGCTCGGTCCATACTGTTTCAGGGTATCCTGGTCGGATGTGTAGCCCTTCTCCTGTTATCCGGGGTTATCCTGGTCTTCGTGGGCAAGGTGGTTCGACCGGTGAAGGTGGCCTCCGCTCTGGCGGAGAGGGCTAAAGATGGTGATCTGTCCATCTCCAGAGATGATTTTCAGACCCGATCCTCCGACGAGGTGGGCCTGCTGGCGGACTCCCTCAGCTCGATGATCCAAGGGCTTCGGAACATGGTTGTGGAGATAACCAAAGAGGCTCAGACGGTGTCCGATAGGTCCAGCTCTCTGGCGGCTTTCTCCCAGCAGTCTAACGCATCTATGGAGGAGATATGGGCCTCCGTTGAGAAGGTGACCGCCATGGCGGATAAGAACTCCGCAGCCCTCTCGGAGGGGGAGGCGTCGGTGCAGGAGGTGGCGGAGAGCGCACAGATGACCGCCCGGTCCGCTACCGAAGGGGCGGAGGCCTCTCAGAAGAGCTCCGATGAGAATCAAAAGGCCGTCGAAAAGGTGGTGGAGGCCATAGGCCGTATGGAGGAGGCTAGATCGGTCTCCGAGGATAGCATAGTCAGGATAAAGAGCCTGGGAGAGTCGGTGGACTCTATCGGAGGTTTTGTGGGGGACATCACCAGAATAGCCGACCAGACAAACCTGCTGGCTCTGAACGCCGCCATCGAGGCGGCAAGGGCGGGAGAGGCGGGCCGAGGGTTCGCCGTCGTAGCCGACGAGGTCCGAAAGCTGGCGGAGGAGTCAGCCCGCTCCGCGGAGAATGTAGGCAAGATTATATCCCTCCTCCAGTCCAGCTCCCAGCAGTCCATAGAGGCCACCGAGAGGACCGGCTCTATCCTCGAAGGTGCGATGAATACGGCCCGCTCCGCTCAGGAACAGCTGGGGAGAGCGGCGGAGATCGCCCATGTGGTCAACGAGTCCATCCAGAGCATCGCCGCTGTGGCGGAGGAACAGGCGGCGTCCTCGGAGGAGATGGCCTCCTCTATGGATCAGATCGGCAGAGGAAACCTGGAGACCGTGAGGATGATAGAGTCGATCCGGGAGGCCTCGGAGGAGACCGCCAGGGCGTCGGAGAGCGTCTCTCAGGAGGCCCAGGACGTGGCTAAGAGCGCCGGAGCCATGATGGACCTGGTCAGGCGGTTTAAGCTGTCCGAGGAAAACAGGTCGGTGCAGGTCAGATAG